The Hahella sp. HNIBRBA332 genome window below encodes:
- a CDS encoding DUF2793 domain-containing protein: protein MSARTDPNLGLNYGWSTGESGWAAGMDANLKRLGALVSLSVKGRHLSAPPATAQDGDRYLIPVNATGEWENKAGQVAVRIQNAWDYYTPKTGWLCFVEEEARLCAYTGTEWSAGVSL from the coding sequence ATGTCTGCACGTACTGACCCCAATCTTGGATTGAACTACGGTTGGAGCACGGGGGAATCGGGATGGGCCGCGGGGATGGACGCCAACCTTAAACGCCTGGGCGCGTTGGTGAGCTTATCCGTGAAGGGGCGACACCTGAGCGCCCCGCCTGCTACGGCTCAGGACGGCGATCGTTATCTGATTCCCGTCAACGCGACAGGGGAATGGGAGAACAAGGCCGGACAGGTCGCCGTCCGTATTCAAAACGCCTGGGACTATTACACACCTAAAACGGGCTGGCTGTGCTTTGTGGAAGAGGAAGCCAGGCTTTGCGCTTATACCGGAACGGAATGGAGCGCCGGCGTCTCACTCTGA
- a CDS encoding phage tail protein, which produces MSVTVGYRYYLGMHLAICHGPVDALTEIQVGDRQAWKGDLKRSGRLQLNEKELFGGDKREGGVYGSVDAAFGEETQQPNDYLKAVQGDPQPAYRGLFSLILRQVCLAANNPYIKPWAVRVKRCFRAWYPDKAEIHGAANPAHILYECLTNRVWGMGYPAISLDDGGFRAAADALYQEGFGLSLIWSQQSKIEQFVKEVLDHIGGVLTTSPTNGRFVLKLVRANYAQSALPVFGPNTVIELESFQRAAWGETTNELVLIYTHPESFKETSVTVQDLANIQAQGAVVSQTRRYPGITSDVLASRVAMRDLTAVSTPLAKVRLKVNRNGWRLAPGDVFILTWPALGIESLVLRIAAIDGGTLTQGAIHIEAVEDVFGLPAASYTSAQPTGWSDPVPAPSASPYRRLVEAPYWDLVRSLKPADLEYLEPSDGYLQTLAVRPSSGALNYELHSKSHTAPHYQRRDQGEFCPFAVLADEIGPQVKTTVMVIEERDLDLVEIGGYAYLNDEVVAVTAMDLSQRSLTLLRGVLDTVPVAHPAGSRLWFADGFQGVDATEYAAGEKVDARLLTVTGKGTLALDSAPVESLSMNRRQDRPYPPGNLKVNGAAYPHVITGALTVSWAHRDRLTQTVELTSQSMGNIGPEPGVTYVLSVYGETKRLILSVPSLQETSLTYSIEQEITDTGLGRPNGRLFIVLEATRNGLASWQKHSISVERAGYGLNYDQYYGGN; this is translated from the coding sequence ATGTCGGTCACCGTTGGGTATCGCTACTACCTCGGAATGCACTTGGCGATCTGTCACGGTCCGGTGGACGCCCTCACCGAAATTCAGGTCGGCGATCGCCAAGCCTGGAAAGGCGACCTCAAGCGTAGTGGGCGACTTCAGCTCAACGAGAAAGAGTTGTTTGGCGGCGACAAGCGTGAGGGCGGCGTCTATGGCTCCGTGGATGCGGCGTTTGGAGAAGAGACGCAACAACCCAATGACTACCTTAAAGCCGTCCAGGGAGATCCTCAGCCCGCCTATCGCGGATTGTTCAGCCTCATTCTGAGGCAGGTCTGCCTCGCCGCCAACAATCCCTATATCAAACCCTGGGCGGTGCGGGTGAAGCGTTGCTTTAGGGCCTGGTATCCCGACAAGGCGGAGATCCATGGCGCCGCCAATCCGGCCCACATCCTTTACGAGTGTCTGACCAACCGCGTATGGGGCATGGGATATCCCGCCATCAGTTTGGATGACGGTGGTTTTCGGGCGGCGGCCGATGCGTTGTATCAGGAAGGCTTTGGGTTAAGCCTGATCTGGTCACAGCAAAGTAAAATCGAGCAGTTTGTGAAAGAGGTGCTGGATCATATTGGCGGCGTTCTGACGACTTCTCCCACCAATGGGCGCTTTGTGCTGAAGCTGGTGCGGGCCAACTATGCGCAGTCCGCCTTACCGGTTTTTGGTCCGAACACTGTGATCGAACTGGAGAGCTTTCAGCGAGCAGCCTGGGGAGAAACCACCAACGAGCTGGTGCTGATCTACACCCATCCCGAGAGTTTCAAGGAAACCAGTGTGACGGTGCAGGACCTGGCCAATATCCAGGCCCAGGGCGCAGTGGTGTCCCAGACCCGACGATACCCAGGCATTACATCGGATGTGCTGGCGTCCCGGGTGGCCATGCGCGACTTAACCGCCGTATCCACACCTCTGGCGAAGGTCCGTCTCAAGGTAAATCGCAATGGATGGCGGCTGGCGCCGGGAGATGTGTTTATCCTCACCTGGCCGGCATTAGGCATTGAGTCACTGGTGTTACGCATCGCCGCCATCGACGGCGGAACCCTGACCCAGGGGGCGATTCATATTGAAGCGGTTGAAGACGTGTTTGGCTTACCCGCGGCCAGTTATACCTCCGCTCAGCCAACGGGATGGAGCGATCCTGTCCCAGCGCCATCAGCCTCCCCATATCGACGCTTGGTGGAAGCGCCATACTGGGACCTTGTAAGGTCGTTAAAGCCTGCGGACCTGGAGTATCTGGAGCCGTCTGATGGTTATCTGCAGACGTTGGCGGTGCGTCCCTCGTCCGGGGCGCTCAATTATGAACTGCACAGTAAGTCGCATACCGCGCCCCATTACCAACGGCGCGATCAGGGAGAGTTCTGTCCTTTCGCGGTATTGGCCGATGAGATTGGCCCTCAGGTAAAAACGACAGTGATGGTCATAGAAGAGCGCGATCTCGACTTGGTGGAGATTGGCGGGTACGCCTATTTGAACGATGAGGTCGTGGCAGTGACCGCGATGGACCTGTCGCAGCGCAGTCTCACCCTGTTGCGTGGCGTGCTCGATACAGTACCCGTGGCGCATCCTGCAGGCAGTCGCCTTTGGTTTGCCGATGGGTTTCAGGGCGTGGACGCTACGGAATATGCCGCCGGCGAAAAGGTGGATGCGCGCTTGCTGACGGTGACTGGAAAAGGAACCCTGGCGCTGGATTCCGCGCCTGTCGAGTCCTTATCGATGAACCGGCGTCAGGACCGACCTTACCCGCCAGGCAATCTGAAAGTTAACGGCGCCGCCTATCCTCACGTCATCACAGGAGCGTTAACGGTCTCGTGGGCGCATCGTGATCGCCTCACGCAAACGGTGGAATTGACGTCTCAAAGCATGGGGAATATCGGGCCTGAGCCGGGTGTGACTTATGTCTTGAGCGTGTATGGCGAAACCAAACGCCTGATTCTCTCTGTTCCCTCTCTGCAGGAAACCTCTCTGACTTATTCAATAGAGCAGGAAATAACAGATACCGGGCTGGGGCGTCCCAACGGGCGTCTGTTCATCGTTTTAGAAGCCACGCGGAATGGGCTCGCCAGTTGGCAAAAGCACAGCATCAGTGTTGAGCGGGCTGGATATGGCCTTAACTATGACCAGTATTATGGAGGGAATTAA
- a CDS encoding phage BR0599 family protein, with protein sequence MSYADRETSTDEACPVELYEFRRGTRVWRYTSAARDERFNAFVYSAIALKRGVIERSAQSGRAGFRVTLPRDVAVAQAFISTPPSEVTLLTVYRRHRDDSETVPVWMGRVLNAEWRGSEVEFNCEPVYTSLQRTGLRRLYQRNCPHALYGAACSASPTAHRIKGNVMAQEGPVIHVAAAADYADGYFAGGFATWSAEGLTEKRMIIGQSGDAITLSTAPPGLRVGAAVMLYPGCDHSLTTCEAKFGNSLNYGGFPFIPSKNPFGGSPIY encoded by the coding sequence ATGAGTTACGCAGATCGAGAGACATCGACGGACGAAGCCTGTCCGGTCGAGCTCTATGAGTTTCGACGGGGCACGCGCGTCTGGCGTTATACCAGCGCCGCCAGGGATGAACGCTTTAACGCGTTTGTCTATTCCGCCATCGCACTCAAGCGCGGCGTGATAGAGCGCAGCGCGCAAAGCGGACGCGCAGGCTTTCGCGTCACCCTGCCTCGGGATGTGGCGGTGGCTCAAGCGTTTATTTCCACGCCGCCTTCTGAAGTGACGTTGTTGACGGTATACCGGCGACATCGGGATGACTCGGAGACGGTTCCGGTGTGGATGGGACGGGTGCTGAATGCGGAGTGGCGCGGCTCTGAAGTGGAGTTCAATTGCGAGCCTGTCTATACCAGTTTGCAGCGAACAGGCTTGCGTCGTCTGTATCAACGCAATTGTCCTCATGCGCTCTATGGCGCGGCCTGCAGCGCCAGTCCCACGGCGCATCGCATCAAGGGGAACGTGATGGCGCAGGAAGGCCCCGTCATTCACGTCGCCGCAGCGGCCGACTATGCGGACGGCTATTTCGCGGGAGGATTCGCCACCTGGTCAGCCGAGGGATTGACGGAAAAGCGCATGATCATCGGCCAGAGTGGCGACGCGATCACGCTGTCTACAGCGCCGCCTGGTCTTCGCGTTGGCGCAGCGGTGATGTTGTACCCAGGCTGCGACCACTCGTTAACGACCTGTGAGGCCAAGTTCGGCAATAGTCTGAACTACGGCGGCTTTCCCTTTATTCCCTCCAAGAACCCCTTCGGCGGCAGCCCAATTTACTGA
- a CDS encoding discoidin domain-containing protein: MAYESGTAGDYVDLLMRLYQFVTQTMTPVEQRWRALRWIGYKRIFCSSELGGYEAFRGVDSDSASEWLTAQSQAAPSHLGLELVRPLEVRAFTLRGAGKASRSPKSFTLEGSDDGEVWTAQETWNDQSWSNAQFREYSVSTPSIGAKTHWRILIHANNGDWGYSGLRDFDLLETLETSRISHGVPAQLILQGPGLSGKEAVFVGVETYASPTTDIFNWRLAGFSGFVEANGFSKQPGASPMMGFPVWNAAMPYWFVANGQRIVCVVKVDTSYMTFYLGKFLPYATPGQFPYPLLVAGMTPTDALTRYSDGSLVLPYKGNRANFKFRFIDGEWRQPESWPWNNSVITRDTEGHYPLMPIVLNDPANTYGELDGVYFVPGFANAVESTVVADGVEHLVVQDVFRTGVRDYFALRLA, translated from the coding sequence ATGGCCTATGAATCCGGCACGGCGGGCGATTACGTCGACTTGCTGATGCGCTTATACCAATTCGTGACGCAAACGATGACGCCTGTTGAACAGCGTTGGCGGGCGCTGCGTTGGATTGGGTATAAGCGCATTTTTTGCAGCAGCGAACTGGGCGGTTATGAGGCCTTCAGAGGTGTTGACTCAGACAGCGCCAGCGAGTGGTTAACCGCACAAAGTCAGGCGGCGCCGTCTCATCTGGGGCTGGAATTGGTGCGCCCTCTGGAAGTGCGGGCATTTACCCTGAGGGGAGCGGGCAAAGCCTCGCGCTCCCCCAAATCCTTCACATTGGAAGGGTCGGACGATGGCGAGGTGTGGACCGCTCAGGAAACCTGGAATGACCAGAGCTGGAGTAACGCGCAGTTTCGGGAATACAGCGTCAGCACGCCAAGCATCGGCGCGAAAACCCACTGGCGCATTCTGATTCACGCCAATAACGGCGACTGGGGTTACAGCGGGCTGCGGGATTTTGATCTGTTGGAAACGCTGGAGACGTCCCGCATCAGCCATGGCGTCCCCGCGCAGTTGATTCTGCAGGGGCCAGGACTGTCCGGTAAGGAAGCCGTTTTTGTGGGCGTGGAAACCTATGCGTCGCCCACCACCGATATCTTCAACTGGCGTTTGGCGGGCTTTTCAGGGTTTGTCGAAGCGAATGGCTTCAGCAAGCAGCCAGGCGCATCGCCCATGATGGGGTTTCCTGTGTGGAATGCGGCAATGCCATACTGGTTCGTGGCCAACGGCCAACGCATTGTCTGTGTGGTGAAAGTGGATACGTCGTACATGACGTTTTACCTGGGCAAGTTTCTCCCTTACGCCACACCAGGACAGTTTCCTTATCCCTTGCTGGTCGCCGGCATGACTCCCACCGATGCATTGACCCGCTATTCGGATGGTTCGCTGGTTTTACCCTACAAAGGCAATCGCGCGAACTTCAAATTCCGCTTCATCGACGGCGAATGGCGTCAGCCAGAAAGCTGGCCCTGGAATAACAGCGTGATCACCCGCGACACGGAAGGCCATTATCCGCTCATGCCGATTGTGCTCAATGATCCCGCCAATACCTATGGCGAACTGGACGGCGTGTATTTCGTGCCGGGGTTCGCCAACGCGGTGGAAAGCACTGTCGTTGCCGATGGCGTCGAGCATCTGGTGGTCCAGGATGTGTTTCGCACAGGCGTACGCGACTACTTTGCGTTGAGGTTGGCGTAA
- a CDS encoding tape measure protein: MASPRAQILISAVDDTRRAFTSVNGSLSHLREHANQLGDLLSRLGGLIGLGLGVRELTETADQYKNLQARLKLAVTSQEEFNRADAELYAISQRNRAPLAETVTLYARLAPSVRALGREQSEALAVTETISQAVALSGASSEAAAGALLQLGQAFASGQLRGEEFNAVVEQTPRLAQAIADGMGVPMGALRALAQEGKITAKAVMDALKHEKARLTLEMASLPDTVSGALVRLKNAFLRAFGERDSHSGVTAALAQSLQFLAQHLEALIDLAGVALVAAIGRMVASLMASLAATRAENAARLASLKILSAEAAARHQSALAALAQARAQGVATAALVTDVAKTRTQAMAASSAFAQAAASATLWGRVLTVLRGALALLGGPVGALVTALGVAAGMLYSARDATVQFGGKTATLKQIATATWDLVTEKIGAAIDAIAELASVGEISWRRLREAADSELRELGATLRRSVNTLLGAFTAVGRVAGVTAGFLVARFRSAFSDIGALASALAKDVEAAFQGDFSMQTLKTTMMRQLGEVGDYGRQVSRELHEAFSRDYVGEATQAIASRIKPETTEPGVFGRTQPAAAALGAEGARLTLNQARADAELRLLKDSLARENAELDRALAERQLSLREYYAEKTQLAQRDIDANIERVRTAIQRQKALLKTSQDVAGRAKAQADLVKLEAELTLLNRQRTDAEVANARQAAQAEKELGDELARVKAELRELTGVANNADRRAQVAQRYQSLVARLQAEGDQEGAALVNRLIDVQAAEADLAAWEQRFNQTLTNMNAAEQAIQLQRQAGQLGEAQAQRELLALHQATGEALTSMLPKLEAAASAIGPDALARVQAWKNEITRVNQVVDEVAVSFDGSLRDGMANLFESVGSGAKSASAAFADFGRSVLGTIQRMASQKLAESLFGGLFGSVGSASGPGAMLSSLFKGFAQGGYVSGPGTSTSDSIPARLSAGEFVVNAAAVRRVGVGLLHSINGLSAGPRLLGGALGFASGGLVPTGARPSASAAAGTPGANGGSAVRIVNVVDPAMAADYLTSSSGEKTILNILQRNAGAVRQLLS, from the coding sequence ATGGCTTCACCACGGGCTCAAATCCTTATCTCCGCCGTCGATGATACGCGGCGCGCATTCACCTCCGTCAACGGTAGCCTCTCACACCTTCGTGAACACGCCAATCAGCTAGGGGATCTGCTCTCCCGACTGGGCGGATTGATCGGGCTTGGACTGGGCGTGCGCGAGCTGACGGAGACGGCCGACCAATATAAGAACCTGCAGGCGCGACTCAAGCTCGCCGTCACCTCGCAGGAAGAGTTCAATCGCGCCGACGCCGAACTCTACGCGATCTCTCAACGCAACCGCGCGCCGTTGGCTGAGACGGTCACGCTGTATGCGCGACTGGCGCCCTCCGTACGCGCTCTGGGGAGGGAGCAAAGCGAGGCCTTGGCGGTAACGGAGACCATCAGTCAGGCGGTCGCCTTATCCGGCGCCTCCAGCGAAGCCGCCGCCGGGGCGCTGCTGCAGCTGGGTCAGGCGTTTGCGTCAGGCCAGCTGCGCGGAGAGGAGTTTAACGCGGTCGTGGAACAGACGCCGCGACTGGCGCAGGCGATTGCGGATGGCATGGGCGTTCCCATGGGCGCGCTGCGTGCTTTGGCGCAAGAAGGCAAGATCACCGCCAAGGCGGTCATGGATGCGCTCAAACATGAAAAGGCGCGCCTGACGCTGGAAATGGCGAGCTTACCGGATACGGTGTCGGGCGCATTGGTGCGCTTGAAAAACGCCTTTCTACGCGCGTTTGGCGAGCGGGACTCCCATAGCGGCGTGACCGCCGCACTGGCTCAGAGTCTGCAGTTTCTGGCGCAGCATTTGGAGGCGTTGATCGATTTGGCCGGCGTGGCGCTGGTGGCCGCCATCGGGCGCATGGTCGCCTCTTTGATGGCGAGTCTTGCCGCCACCCGGGCGGAAAATGCGGCGCGACTGGCCAGTCTGAAAATATTGTCGGCGGAAGCGGCGGCCCGGCACCAGAGCGCGTTGGCGGCGTTGGCCCAGGCCCGTGCGCAAGGCGTGGCGACCGCGGCCTTGGTCACGGATGTGGCGAAAACCCGCACCCAGGCGATGGCGGCGTCTTCCGCCTTTGCTCAGGCGGCCGCCTCCGCCACGCTTTGGGGACGGGTTTTGACGGTACTGCGCGGCGCGTTAGCCTTGTTAGGCGGCCCCGTCGGGGCCTTAGTGACGGCCTTGGGCGTGGCGGCGGGCATGTTGTACTCCGCCCGTGACGCCACCGTTCAATTCGGCGGAAAGACCGCCACACTCAAGCAGATTGCAACGGCGACCTGGGACCTGGTCACCGAGAAAATCGGCGCCGCCATCGACGCCATAGCAGAGCTGGCCAGCGTCGGCGAAATCAGTTGGCGGCGCCTGCGAGAAGCGGCGGATAGCGAATTACGCGAGCTTGGCGCAACGCTGCGGCGATCAGTGAATACGCTGCTGGGCGCCTTTACCGCAGTGGGACGGGTTGCAGGTGTGACCGCAGGCTTTCTGGTGGCTCGTTTTCGAAGCGCGTTCTCTGATATCGGCGCGCTGGCGAGCGCGTTGGCGAAAGACGTGGAAGCGGCGTTCCAAGGCGACTTTTCCATGCAGACCCTGAAGACGACGATGATGCGTCAACTGGGCGAAGTGGGAGACTACGGACGCCAGGTCTCACGGGAACTCCATGAGGCGTTTTCACGGGATTATGTTGGCGAGGCCACACAGGCGATCGCCTCACGCATTAAACCGGAAACCACTGAACCAGGCGTATTTGGACGCACCCAACCGGCCGCTGCGGCGCTGGGCGCAGAAGGCGCGCGGCTGACCCTAAATCAAGCGCGCGCCGACGCGGAACTGCGCCTACTCAAAGATTCGTTGGCGCGGGAAAACGCCGAGTTGGATCGCGCGCTGGCGGAACGTCAGCTGTCTTTGCGGGAGTATTACGCCGAAAAAACGCAGCTCGCACAGCGCGACATCGATGCGAACATCGAACGGGTGCGCACGGCGATACAGCGTCAGAAGGCATTGCTAAAGACGAGCCAGGACGTTGCTGGGCGCGCCAAGGCGCAAGCGGATCTGGTGAAACTGGAAGCGGAGCTGACCCTGCTCAACCGACAGCGGACGGATGCGGAAGTCGCCAATGCGCGTCAGGCGGCGCAAGCGGAGAAAGAGCTCGGCGACGAGCTTGCGCGCGTCAAAGCCGAGTTAAGGGAATTAACGGGCGTCGCCAATAACGCGGACAGACGCGCGCAAGTGGCCCAGCGATATCAGTCCCTGGTGGCGAGACTGCAGGCGGAAGGCGATCAGGAAGGCGCCGCCCTGGTGAACCGACTCATCGACGTGCAGGCGGCGGAGGCGGATTTGGCCGCCTGGGAGCAGCGCTTTAACCAGACCCTGACGAACATGAATGCCGCGGAGCAAGCCATTCAGTTGCAGCGGCAAGCGGGACAGTTGGGTGAGGCGCAGGCTCAACGCGAACTATTGGCGTTGCATCAGGCGACGGGAGAAGCGCTTACATCAATGCTGCCCAAGTTAGAGGCGGCGGCTTCCGCGATCGGGCCGGACGCATTGGCGCGGGTGCAGGCTTGGAAGAACGAAATCACCCGGGTGAATCAGGTCGTGGATGAGGTGGCGGTGTCCTTTGACGGCTCACTGCGCGACGGGATGGCGAATCTGTTCGAGTCGGTGGGCTCTGGGGCCAAAAGCGCCAGCGCCGCGTTTGCGGATTTTGGCCGTTCCGTACTGGGGACGATTCAACGCATGGCTTCGCAAAAGCTCGCTGAGTCGTTGTTTGGCGGTCTGTTTGGCTCCGTCGGCTCAGCCAGTGGTCCCGGCGCGATGTTGTCTTCCTTGTTCAAAGGCTTTGCCCAAGGCGGCTATGTCAGCGGACCTGGAACGTCCACCAGCGACTCCATTCCCGCGCGATTGTCCGCCGGGGAGTTCGTCGTCAATGCCGCCGCCGTGCGCCGTGTCGGCGTGGGTTTATTGCACTCTATCAACGGCCTGTCCGCCGGTCCGCGCCTGCTGGGCGGCGCCTTGGGCTTCGCCAGCGGCGGTTTGGTTCCCACTGGCGCGCGTCCGTCGGCGAGCGCTGCGGCAGGGACGCCCGGCGCGAATGGCGGCTCCGCCGTCCGCATCGTGAATGTCGTCGATCCGGCGATGGCGGCCGACTACCTCACATCCTCCTCTGGGGAGAAAACCATCCTGAACATTCTGCAACGCAACGCGGGCGCGGTGCGGCAATTACTAAGCTGA
- a CDS encoding DUF6441 family protein, producing the protein MRIDLVADGLLDRRRFNAWRKEKRQAVHSAVGKVMRASGRDMVTRVRDDMRRGFSRTSPALLRSVRAKVYDAKSNQLPALWVGSKIPWLGVHERGKVIRGRMLIPLLPAHQRIGRKAFARLVDDLRRANLTAFVKRHGKLILMAHSTPESSRVLSRFRRAERERRGVRRLTRGEAIPIAVLVSKVTLKKRFDLQQSVRAELPRLTASLRVILKRL; encoded by the coding sequence TTGCGGATTGATCTGGTCGCGGATGGCCTGTTGGATCGACGACGATTTAACGCCTGGCGCAAAGAAAAACGCCAGGCGGTGCATTCGGCGGTGGGCAAAGTCATGCGCGCTTCCGGCCGGGATATGGTGACGCGGGTGCGTGATGACATGCGTCGCGGTTTCTCACGCACGTCGCCGGCGCTGCTGCGTTCCGTGCGCGCCAAAGTGTATGACGCCAAATCAAACCAATTGCCCGCCTTGTGGGTGGGGTCCAAGATTCCCTGGCTGGGCGTTCATGAGCGCGGCAAGGTGATACGGGGACGCATGTTGATCCCTTTGCTGCCCGCGCATCAACGCATCGGACGCAAGGCCTTCGCGCGTCTGGTGGACGACTTACGACGGGCCAATCTCACCGCCTTCGTTAAGCGTCATGGCAAACTGATTCTGATGGCGCACAGCACGCCAGAGTCGTCACGGGTTTTATCTCGATTTCGGCGCGCCGAGCGTGAGCGAAGAGGCGTTCGTCGACTGACCCGCGGCGAAGCCATACCCATCGCGGTCCTGGTCTCCAAAGTCACCTTGAAAAAGCGCTTCGACCTGCAGCAGTCAGTGCGCGCGGAACTGCCCCGATTGACCGCGTCGCTGCGCGTCATCCTTAAACGACTCTGA
- a CDS encoding DUF6631 family protein, protein MDTSEWDVLAPPAHTLDIAEETLTLSPLTLGELPALIRAVRPFIAQLGGEPDWLALFCDHADSLLTALAVASRQPLPWVEALALDDALKLATALFEANADFFMQRVAPGFDQLAQRLAARLPGATPSPV, encoded by the coding sequence GTGGACACATCGGAATGGGACGTGCTGGCGCCGCCTGCACACACCCTGGATATCGCGGAAGAGACGCTTACGCTTTCGCCGTTAACCTTGGGCGAATTGCCCGCATTGATTCGGGCCGTGCGGCCTTTTATCGCCCAACTGGGCGGCGAGCCGGACTGGTTGGCGTTGTTCTGCGACCACGCCGACTCGCTCCTGACGGCCTTGGCGGTGGCGAGTCGGCAACCGTTACCCTGGGTGGAGGCGTTGGCGCTGGATGACGCCTTGAAATTAGCGACCGCGTTGTTCGAGGCGAACGCCGATTTTTTCATGCAAAGGGTGGCGCCGGGATTCGACCAGCTGGCGCAGCGACTGGCCGCCCGATTACCTGGAGCGACGCCATCGCCCGTTTGA
- a CDS encoding major capsid protein — protein sequence MLNPFDTPAFSMAALTAAINILPNRYGRLESMKLMPMQPVRTRQIIVEEMNGVLNLLPTLPPGSPGTVGRRGKRSLRSFVIPHIPHDDVVLPDEVQGVRAFGSETDMETIAGIMARNLQTMRNKHAITLEHLRMGALKGVILDADGSVLYDLYDEFDIAPTTIPFNLGNAGTAVKDRCIKVLAHIEDNLRGEFMTGVHCLCSPEFFAALTGHAKVEKAYERWQDGAILINDVRSGFTFGGIVFEEYRGQANDIDGAARRFIAPGEAHAFPVGTIDTFATHCAPADFNETVNTIGKPLYAKQEPRKFGRGTDLHTQSNPLPMCRRPGVLVRLTA from the coding sequence ATGCTGAATCCATTTGATACCCCCGCCTTTTCCATGGCCGCGTTGACGGCGGCCATCAATATTCTGCCCAACCGATATGGGCGCCTGGAATCGATGAAGCTCATGCCGATGCAGCCGGTTCGCACGCGCCAGATTATCGTGGAAGAAATGAACGGCGTGCTGAACCTGCTGCCGACCCTGCCGCCGGGCTCGCCCGGCACCGTGGGACGTCGCGGCAAGCGTTCGCTGCGTTCTTTCGTGATACCGCACATCCCCCATGACGACGTCGTGCTGCCGGATGAAGTGCAAGGCGTGCGCGCCTTCGGATCTGAAACCGATATGGAGACCATCGCGGGCATCATGGCGCGCAACCTGCAAACCATGCGCAACAAGCACGCCATCACGCTGGAGCACCTGCGGATGGGCGCCTTAAAAGGCGTCATTCTGGACGCCGACGGATCGGTGCTGTACGACCTTTACGACGAGTTCGATATCGCCCCGACCACTATCCCTTTTAATCTGGGTAACGCCGGAACGGCGGTTAAGGATCGCTGCATCAAAGTGTTGGCTCACATTGAGGACAACCTTCGCGGCGAGTTCATGACTGGGGTGCATTGCTTATGTTCGCCGGAGTTTTTCGCGGCGCTGACGGGCCACGCCAAGGTGGAGAAAGCCTACGAGCGTTGGCAGGACGGCGCGATATTGATTAACGACGTGCGCTCCGGATTCACCTTCGGTGGCATCGTCTTCGAAGAGTATCGCGGCCAGGCCAACGATATCGATGGCGCCGCGCGACGCTTTATCGCGCCCGGCGAAGCGCATGCGTTTCCGGTAGGCACGATCGACACCTTCGCCACACATTGCGCGCCGGCGGACTTCAATGAAACCGTCAATACCATCGGTAAACCGCTGTATGCGAAACAGGAGCCGCGCAAGTTTGGCCGCGGCACGGATTTGCATACCCAGTCCAATCCGTTGCCGATGTGTCGACGTCCAGGCGTCCTGGTGCGCTTAACCGCATGA
- a CDS encoding head decoration protein: MPAIHEANNLGDLLKFEAPNLYSRDVASVAVGQKLALGAVVSLDAEGRLKALTPAAEGGDTAVGVLAVSIDATSAERHDALFIARHAVVASDALIWPSDITPEQKAAAIAQLKARGLLVRASA, from the coding sequence ATGCCCGCCATTCACGAAGCCAACAATCTAGGGGATCTGCTCAAATTCGAAGCCCCCAATCTCTATTCCCGCGATGTGGCCAGCGTAGCGGTCGGACAAAAGCTGGCGCTGGGAGCGGTTGTTTCCCTGGATGCGGAGGGACGACTGAAAGCGCTGACGCCAGCGGCCGAGGGCGGCGATACGGCCGTCGGCGTTCTGGCCGTAAGCATCGACGCCACCAGCGCGGAGCGACATGACGCGCTTTTTATCGCCCGTCACGCGGTGGTCGCAAGTGATGCGCTGATCTGGCCTTCCGACATTACCCCCGAACAAAAAGCCGCTGCGATAGCGCAACTGAAAGCGCGCGGCCTGCTGGTGCGCGCGAGCGCCTGA